One Comamonas odontotermitis genomic window, TTTTGCCCGAGCAGGAGTTTGTCACCAAGGCCAACGAGATTCTGGCGCGGTATGCCCCCGAACTGGCGCTGGAGCTGGAGCATGCCGATGGCAGCCTGTTCAAGCGCCTGGTGATCAGCGCCCACGGCAACACCGAGCAGTTCGAAAATGCCATGGCCCTCGTGCGCGCAGCCCCCAGCCTGCCGGGTTACAAGGTACAGGCTTTCCGTACGCGCACCTTGGGTAGCGATTTCAGCATGGGCATGGATGGCTTCGAGTTGGCCTGCTCGGATGTGCTCGTGGCGCACTACGATGCAGGTGGCGTGGTGGGGCTGGAGTTGTCGTTTGAAAAGATCATTCCGCAGGATATGCTGGACCATGCGCGGCACATGAGCTTCATCATGCTCGACCACGTGCTGGGCGAATGGGATTTTGCGGTGCGCGTGGGGCCGGTGGATTTTGTCGAGGCTTTCTCGCAAGGCGTCAGCGGTGCGGAGCCACTGTCGGTGTTTCCTGCCATATTCGATGCGTTCCTGCGCGACGAAATGGGGCGCAGCTACCGTTTCCCCAAGGGGGATGACGACCGATGGACGGTGTTTGAGGTGCGTCAGCGCGATGCACATGAGGCTGCGCCTGCCGATCTGCTGTCGCTGCGCATCGGCGCCAACGCGGTCGCCACGCGGGCTGATCTGGCGCATTACCTGGAGGTGGTCATGCCCGTGGGCACCCAGGACGAGCTGGACGCCGCCAAACAGGTGCAGGAAAGCCTGCAAACCCTCTGGGAGCCAATGGAGCAAGGCCTTCTGGCCTTCAGCCGCCTCAATGGCGAGGGCGAATTGGTGTCTGGCTACTACATCGAGAATCCACTGTCTGCCGTGCCGCAGGTGCATGCGGCTGCTCAGCAGTACGCTGAATCTCTGGATGTGGAGGTCAGTGCCATGTTCGATCCATCGTGGCAGGAGTTCTGCGCGCTTTATGCCGCCACGGGCCCGCGGCCCGAAGGGGGGGCTGCATGATCACCACACTCGAACAGCTGCGAGCCCTGTATGCCCAGCCGGCAGAGCGTGCCGTGCGCAAGGAACTGAACCATCTCGACGCGCACTGCCAGCGCTTTGTGGCATTGTCGCCCCTGTGCGTGATGGCCACGGCGGGCAAGGATGGCGCCATGCTGGACGCATCGCCGCGCGGCGGGCCGCCGGGCTTTGTCAAATGCACCGATGCGCAGCACCTGCTGTTGCCCGATGCGGGCGGTAACAACCGGCTTGATTCGCTGGATAACCTAGTGCGCGATCCGCGCATCGGGCTGCTTTTTCTGCTGCCAGGCGTGGACGAAACCCTGCGGGTCAATGGAGTAGCCCGGTTGCGCGACGAGGATGCGTTCATCCAGCAGTTTGCCGGTGAGCGGCAATTGCCCAGGCTTGTGATCGAGATCGAGGTGCACGAAGCCTATCTGCACTGTGCCAAGGCGCTGATGCGCTCGCGGCTGTGGAGTGCGCAGGCCCAGGTGGCGCGCAGTGTGCTGCCGTCGCTCAACCAGATGATCCACGACCAGATCGGCTTGCAGACGGCACCGGAGCCGCAGGCGGACATGGTGGCTCGTTATGAGGCGCTGATTGCGCAGGAGCAGGTGGGCCGATGACCACGGTTCTGATCATTGGCGCATCGCGCGGCATCGGGCTGGAGTTGGTGCGGCAGTACCGCACCGAAGGTTGCCGGGTGATTGCCACGGTTCGTGATGCGGGCGCACAGGCGCGTTTGACGGCGCTGGGTGCCGAAGTGCAACGGGTGGATGTGGCGCAGCCCGCCAGTGTCAGCGGCCTTGCATGGCTGCTGGATGGCGAGAAAATTGACCTGGCCATGTTCGTGGCAGGTGTCATCCGTCAGCCCGATGCGCGCACGCCGCCTACGCAACCGGATTTTGATGCCGTCATGCACACCAATGTGCTGGGTGCCATGCAGGTACTGCCCCAGGTTGCGCCCTTGGTCGAAGATGCGCGGGGCGTGTTTGCCTTTGTATCGTCTTCCATGTCGCAGATCGAGGGTGTGGACGGGAGTGACGCCTGGCTCTATCGCGTCAGCAAGGCGGCGCTCAACATGGCTGTGGCGGCCGCGCAGCATGACTATCCGCGCGCCAGGCTGATCACCATTGACCCCGGCTGGGTGCAGACGGAGATGGGTGGCGATGGTGCGCCACTGACCGTGCAAGAGAGCGTGGCGGGCATGCGCGAGACCCTGGCCTCCGTCACCGATGCTGACAAGGGCCGCCTGCTGCACCACGATGGCCGACGCGCCGCCCATTGGTAGCCCATTGAGCAATGTGTGGCGCAAAACCTCTTGCCAGCGTTGAATCTGCATACGCGCAAGCCCCATTTTTTATCGAAACCAAAAAAACACTGGAGACCGACACATGCTTCTGACCGATGATCAGAAAATGATACAAGACGCCGTGCGCGAGTTTGCGCAGGCCGAGCTGTGGCCCCATGCGCCGCAGTGGGACCGTGACCATAGCTTTCCCACGGCCGCACACCAGGGCTTGGCGCAATTGGGTGCATACGGTATTTGTGTGCCCGAAGCCCTGGGCGGAGCCGGGTTGGACTACATCAGCCTGGCATTGGTTCTGGAGGAGATTGCCGCTGGCGACGGCGGCACCAGCACGGCCATCAGCGTCACCAACTGCCCTGTCAATGCGATTTTGATGCGCTACGGCAGCGATGCGCAGAAAAAGCAGTGGCTTGCTCCATTGGCGCGGGGCGAAATGCTGGGCGCCTTCTGCCTGACGGAGCCGCACGTGGGCTCAGACGCCAGCGCACTGCGCACCACTGCCACCCGCCAGGGCGACAGCTATGTGATCAACGGCGTCAAGCAGTTCATCACCAGCGGCAAGAACGGACACATCGCCATCGTGATTGCAGTCACCGACAAAGGCGCCGGAAAAAAGGGCATGAGCGCATTCCTGGTGCCCACCAGCAACCC contains:
- a CDS encoding SDR family oxidoreductase, producing the protein MTTVLIIGASRGIGLELVRQYRTEGCRVIATVRDAGAQARLTALGAEVQRVDVAQPASVSGLAWLLDGEKIDLAMFVAGVIRQPDARTPPTQPDFDAVMHTNVLGAMQVLPQVAPLVEDARGVFAFVSSSMSQIEGVDGSDAWLYRVSKAALNMAVAAAQHDYPRARLITIDPGWVQTEMGGDGAPLTVQESVAGMRETLASVTDADKGRLLHHDGRRAAHW
- a CDS encoding pyridoxamine 5'-phosphate oxidase family protein, with amino-acid sequence MITTLEQLRALYAQPAERAVRKELNHLDAHCQRFVALSPLCVMATAGKDGAMLDASPRGGPPGFVKCTDAQHLLLPDAGGNNRLDSLDNLVRDPRIGLLFLLPGVDETLRVNGVARLRDEDAFIQQFAGERQLPRLVIEIEVHEAYLHCAKALMRSRLWSAQAQVARSVLPSLNQMIHDQIGLQTAPEPQADMVARYEALIAQEQVGR
- a CDS encoding acyl-CoA dehydrogenase family protein yields the protein MLLTDDQKMIQDAVREFAQAELWPHAPQWDRDHSFPTAAHQGLAQLGAYGICVPEALGGAGLDYISLALVLEEIAAGDGGTSTAISVTNCPVNAILMRYGSDAQKKQWLAPLARGEMLGAFCLTEPHVGSDASALRTTATRQGDSYVINGVKQFITSGKNGHIAIVIAVTDKGAGKKGMSAFLVPTSNPGYQVARLEDKLGQHSSDTAQINFDNCVVPAENLIGAEGEGYKIALGALEGGRIGIAAQSVGMARSAFDVAVQYAKERESFGTPIINHQAVSFRLADCAVQIEAARQLIWHAASLRDAGLPCLKEAAMAKLFASEMAERVCSAAIQTLGGYGVVNDFPVERIYRDVRVCQIYEGTSDVQKIIITRALM